The Rhododendron vialii isolate Sample 1 chromosome 8a, ASM3025357v1 genome has a window encoding:
- the LOC131298574 gene encoding uncharacterized protein LOC131298574, with protein MMFRVGRAAPTLGEITQPNLRLTRYFETRAVMVDWVRRVGKENGFVIVISKSASIKGNKMPKCIFICERGGLYRPPPEGHSMQRITGTKKCDCPFKLRGVPQPPDGVMWSLKVVKGFHNHEPAESFEGHEYPSRLTPIQ; from the exons ATGATGTTTCGTGTGGGGAGAGCAGCTCCTACGTTGGGCGAGATTACACAGCCGAATTTACGACTGACCAG atattTTGAAACTAGAGCTGTCATGGTAGATTGGGTGCGAAGAGTTGGTAAGGAAAATGGTTTTGTGATTGTTATAAGTAAATCTGCTAGTATAAAGGGCAACAAGATGCCgaaatgcatttttatttgtgaaagggGAGGATTGTACAGACCGCCACCGGAAGGGCATTCAATGCAAAGGATTACtggaactaaaaaatgtgattgcCCGTTTAAGCTGCGAGGTGTACCACAACCTCCAGACGGTGTCATGTGGAGTTTGAAGGTTGTTAAAGGTTTTCATAACCATGAACCAGCTGAAAGTTTTGAGGGAcatgagtacccgtcaaggTTAACCCCAATCCAGTAA
- the LOC131298573 gene encoding uncharacterized protein LOC131298573, translating to MSSSTAPREILNFLRQQDSSISTGIRSIYNVKAQYKKEQLGGLSPIGYVLNELKEKNYIYDYHTNEHTNEITDILWVHPRSLELSVNFLFVLIIDATYKSNEYRIPLLEVVGITSTMKTYSLMKLTLLCLHI from the coding sequence ATGTCTAGCAGTACCGCGCCTCGAGAAATTCTTAATTTCCTGAGACAACAAGACTCGTCAATTAGTACAGGAATCAGGAGTATTTACAATGTGAAGGCACAGTATAAGAAAGAGCAACTGGGGGGTCTATCTCCTATTGGGTACGTCTTGAAtgaattaaaggagaaaaattaCATTTACGACTATCATACAAATGAACACACcaacgaaatcacagatattcTTTGGGTTCATCCTAGAAGCCTAGAGCTATCTGTCAATTTTCTGTTCGTGTTGATTATTGATGCGACATACAAGAGTAATGAATATCGGATTCCACTCTTGGaagttgtgggtatcacatccacaatgAAAACTTACTCTCTTATGAAACTTACTCTTTTATGTTtgcatatttga
- the LOC131336717 gene encoding phospholipase SGR2-like has translation MDLQYDCIFNAKVSDQLNRLYLKFVKRDPGYDGKVSLYGHSLGSVLSYDIICHQENLSSPFPMEWMYKEQHLANEESSSPTLNNQSADCNFKSSHNKNVGSLNNQTKGMVGPSEEDNPAEKPTFPVPEMEDSSFPTGFSVPLDLDEPSAMEVESKQSDAIDQWGKMTTGRFLILEICFLAKGNILMTPLT, from the exons ATGGACTTGCAGTATGACTGCATATTTAATGCTAAG GTCTCTGACCAACTAAATCGACTATATTTGAAGTTCGTGAAGAGGGATCCTGGTTATGATGGAAAG GTTTCCTTGTACGGTCACTCTTTGGGAAGTGTTCTCTCATATGATATTATTTGCCATCAAGAGAATTTATCCTCCCCCTTTCCAATGGAGTGGATGTATAAAGAACAACACCTTGCAAATGAAGAATCTTCTTCCCCTACTCTTAACAACCAATCTGCAGACTGCAATTTTAAATCCAGTCATAACAAGAACGTTGGTTCATTGAACAATCAAACTAAGGGAATGGTAGGTCCCTCAGAAGAAGACAATCCGGCCGAAAAACCAACTTTTCCAGTGCCGGAGATGGAAGATTCTTCTTTTCCCACTGGGTTTTCTGTCCCATTAGACTTGGACGAACCTTCTGCAATGGAGGTGGAGTCTAAACAATCTGATGCTATTGATCAATGGGGAAAGATGACGACGGGCAGGTTTTTGATTCTAGAGATAtgctttcttgcaaaagggaaTATTTTAATGACGCCTCTGACCTGA